A stretch of the Fusobacterium varium genome encodes the following:
- a CDS encoding putative diguanylate cyclase, producing MYLYDDIELKELIIKELKKDNNSLHSILLVIHIESSIYKNNEDMKKDILELLKKYPLFQKSAFSFVSSGKIVVFSDLGKDETEKIMKKFLSEAKKENIYKNISIGATTVKNHDGKLELLYQQVIRAMFHAETAGGWQYFFYSEDKEKEFLETVKNFWEFNEELSDSEFISKLMTNNQIKGLFDRLGHFDDVSGLPAYNTFIKKAQKHIEDKTEKRKLAVLYTDIIGFKSLNRIYGEKEGNRFLKSFAALIKANEFYITACRVYADNFIELFTIPEGITLEQLSEKFVRDCNGFLQKESLFHPKCNLGFICGMCSIDDRNESVYSYISKADDVRKSLKPSLTSKSGVFNEEKKSLYLTKQERLRTIMTALENENFTFYLQPKFNVLTNEITGAEALVRMKPFENTLSLMPGDFIPLMEETGDIVKLDFTIYQKVCEYIKERKNKGLVLFPISVNVSREHFKNPYFVQQFDHIIKSNNIESKYIEIEITESIFSHNLKDILDAIYKLKSLGYSIQMDDFGSGYSSLNLLKDIPFDLIKLDKEFLGRGKISKKNKVLIKGIVALCKELKIPLLCEGVETKEQVNFLKSAGCHIVQGFYFAKPMPVNDFEKIYDK from the coding sequence ATGTATCTCTATGATGATATTGAATTAAAAGAACTAATTATAAAAGAATTAAAAAAAGATAATAATAGTCTTCATTCTATTTTACTTGTTATTCATATTGAAAGTTCTATTTATAAAAATAATGAAGATATGAAAAAAGATATTTTAGAATTACTAAAAAAATATCCATTATTTCAAAAAAGTGCTTTTTCATTCGTTTCTTCTGGAAAAATAGTAGTATTTTCTGACTTAGGAAAAGATGAAACAGAAAAAATAATGAAAAAATTTTTATCAGAGGCAAAAAAAGAAAATATTTATAAAAATATTTCTATTGGTGCAACAACAGTAAAAAATCATGATGGAAAACTTGAACTTCTCTATCAACAAGTTATTAGAGCTATGTTTCATGCTGAAACAGCTGGTGGATGGCAGTACTTTTTTTATTCTGAAGATAAAGAAAAGGAATTCTTAGAAACAGTAAAAAATTTTTGGGAATTTAATGAAGAATTATCAGATTCTGAATTCATTTCAAAATTAATGACAAATAATCAAATAAAAGGTTTATTTGATAGATTAGGCCACTTTGATGATGTATCAGGTCTTCCTGCTTATAATACTTTTATAAAAAAAGCTCAGAAGCATATAGAAGATAAAACTGAAAAAAGAAAATTAGCAGTACTTTATACTGACATTATTGGTTTTAAATCATTGAATAGAATATATGGCGAAAAAGAAGGAAATCGTTTCTTAAAATCTTTTGCTGCTCTCATAAAAGCTAATGAATTTTATATAACAGCCTGTAGAGTATATGCTGATAATTTTATAGAATTATTTACTATACCTGAAGGTATTACCTTAGAACAATTATCTGAAAAATTTGTAAGAGATTGTAATGGATTTTTACAAAAAGAATCCTTATTTCATCCTAAATGCAATCTTGGATTTATCTGTGGTATGTGTAGTATAGATGATAGAAATGAGAGTGTTTACTCCTATATTAGTAAAGCTGATGATGTAAGAAAGTCTTTAAAGCCATCTCTAACATCTAAAAGTGGAGTTTTTAATGAAGAAAAAAAAAGTTTATATTTAACAAAACAAGAAAGATTAAGAACTATAATGACTGCTTTGGAAAATGAAAATTTTACTTTCTATCTACAACCTAAATTTAATGTTCTTACAAATGAAATTACTGGAGCTGAAGCTCTGGTTCGTATGAAGCCTTTTGAAAATACTCTTTCTCTAATGCCGGGGGATTTTATTCCCCTGATGGAAGAAACTGGGGATATAGTAAAACTAGATTTTACTATTTATCAAAAAGTATGTGAATATATAAAAGAAAGGAAAAATAAAGGACTAGTTTTATTTCCTATATCAGTAAATGTTTCCAGGGAACATTTCAAAAACCCTTATTTTGTACAACAATTTGACCATATAATTAAAAGCAATAATATAGAGTCAAAATATATTGAAATTGAAATAACAGAAAGTATCTTCAGTCACAATTTAAAAGATATTCTTGATGCAATTTATAAATTAAAATCTTTAGGATACAGTATACAAATGGATGATTTTGGTTCTGGATATTCAAGCCTTAATTTATTAAAAGATATTCCTTTCGACTTAATTAAACTAGATAAAGAATTTCTTGGAAGAGGAAAAATATCTAAGAAAAATAAGGTACTTATAAAAGGAATTGTAGCTCTCTGCAAAGAGCTTAAAATACCATTGCTTTGTGAAGGAGTAGAAACTAAAGAACAAGTAAATTTCCTTAAGAGTGCTGGTTGTCATATTGTTCAGGGCTTCTATTTTGCTAAGCCTATGCCTGTTAATGATTTTGAAAAAATTTATGATAAATAA
- a CDS encoding magnesium transporter, translating into MKDSSNRKKKVGLPPGSIIYTGEDSNHKISIEVFSYNDSIIKKENYSEDDDFGFDKNFRGVTWVNIDGIHNIPLIKKVGEMYDLDNLILEDLVNSTQRAKVEEREDYLFIVMKMLNLNLISKEIGYEQVSFILGEDYLLTFQESPGDIFDTIRARIESHNSKMRKKSVGYLAYTIIDTIVDNYFLILDEVELEIDRLESKVIDNSDKDDLQSIMNLKQKVTTLKRSISPIRELIAKLQSKGLTEYFNDDIKIYLTDLYDHGIIVCDTLDILNSRVTELVQLYHSTISNGMNEVMKILAIISTIFMPLSFLASLYGMNFKYMPELEWRDGYYVILCVMFILVLGMLAYFKRKKWL; encoded by the coding sequence ATGAAAGATTCATCAAATAGAAAAAAAAAGGTGGGGCTTCCTCCTGGGAGTATAATATATACAGGTGAAGATTCTAATCATAAGATATCTATTGAAGTATTTTCATATAATGACAGTATAATAAAAAAAGAAAATTATAGTGAAGATGATGACTTTGGTTTTGATAAGAATTTCAGAGGAGTTACCTGGGTAAATATAGATGGTATTCATAATATCCCCTTGATAAAAAAAGTAGGAGAAATGTATGACTTGGATAATTTGATACTGGAAGATCTTGTGAACAGTACTCAAAGAGCAAAAGTAGAGGAACGTGAGGATTATCTGTTTATAGTAATGAAGATGCTGAACTTAAATCTTATTTCAAAAGAAATAGGTTATGAACAGGTATCTTTTATACTGGGAGAAGATTATCTTCTTACATTCCAAGAAAGTCCAGGGGATATTTTTGATACTATAAGGGCTAGAATAGAGTCCCATAATTCTAAAATGAGAAAGAAAAGTGTTGGATATCTTGCATATACAATAATAGATACAATAGTTGATAACTATTTTCTTATATTAGATGAAGTAGAATTGGAAATAGATCGTTTAGAATCTAAAGTTATAGATAATTCTGATAAAGATGATCTTCAATCTATAATGAATTTGAAACAAAAGGTAACTACTTTAAAAAGATCAATATCACCAATAAGAGAACTCATAGCTAAATTACAATCAAAAGGGCTTACAGAATATTTTAATGATGATATAAAAATATATCTGACAGATTTGTATGACCATGGAATAATTGTATGTGATACATTGGATATACTAAACAGCAGAGTAACTGAACTTGTTCAGCTTTATCATTCTACTATCAGCAATGGAATGAATGAAGTTATGAAAATACTTGCTATTATATCAACAATATTTATGCCATTAAGTTTTTTAGCCAGCTTGTATGGAATGAACTTTAAATATATGCCAGAATTAGAATGGCGTGATGGATATTATGTAATTTTGTGTGTTATGTTTATTTTAGTTTTAGGGATGCTTGCATACTTTAAACGAAAAAAATGGTTGTAG
- a CDS encoding putative chromatin segregation/condensation protein, producing MDIVLKIDNFEGPLDLLLHLIDKKKLKISEIKISQIIDEYLSVLEQAKDENFHIKVEFLVVASELLEVKASTLLTINDEQNKEKELKRRLEDYKLFKEIAVKVAEMENEYNISYSRGEGRKIIKKVAKEYDLSKLKAGDLYSSYVKYLKKNEDDEYMELHLDKQYTLKDEMDKLYLKTFSQNRTFDSLFGEAENRMHLVYIFLAILELYKDGLILIDGDMVMRNKH from the coding sequence ATGGATATAGTTCTAAAGATAGATAACTTTGAAGGGCCTTTGGACCTTCTTCTTCATCTTATAGATAAAAAAAAATTGAAGATATCTGAAATAAAAATATCTCAAATAATAGATGAATATCTTTCTGTGTTGGAGCAGGCAAAGGATGAGAATTTTCACATAAAAGTGGAATTTCTTGTTGTTGCATCTGAACTTTTAGAAGTAAAGGCCTCAACTCTTTTAACTATTAATGATGAACAAAATAAAGAGAAGGAGTTAAAAAGAAGATTAGAAGATTATAAACTTTTTAAAGAAATAGCAGTAAAAGTTGCTGAGATGGAAAATGAGTATAATATTTCTTATTCCAGAGGTGAAGGAAGAAAAATCATTAAAAAAGTAGCAAAAGAATACGATCTTTCTAAACTAAAAGCTGGGGATTTATATAGTTCATATGTAAAGTATCTTAAAAAAAATGAAGATGATGAATATATGGAACTTCACTTAGATAAGCAATATACTTTAAAAGATGAAATGGATAAATTATATTTAAAGACTTTTTCACAAAACAGAACTTTTGATTCTCTTTTTGGGGAAGCAGAAAATAGAATGCATCTTGTATATATATTTCTTGCTATATTAGAATTGTATAAAGATGGACTTATACTCATAGATGGAGATATGGTTATGAGAAATAAGCATTGA
- a CDS encoding putative lipid II flippase, whose amino-acid sequence MFRSGLLVMIITMVSRVLGLVRATIIAYYFGASAATDAYFSAFKISNFFRQLLGEGALGSSFIPLYNEKIEIEGEEKGKEFIYSILNLIFAFSTVVTLLMIVFSQDIINLIVNGFPTETKILASELLKIMSVYFIFISLSGMICAMLNNFKQFAIPASTSIFFNLAIILASMGFSKTFGISALAYGVVIGGVFQLLVVLPSFFKIVKGYSFKINWRDPYLKKIFVLMCPMLVGIVARQVNTIVDQVFASYLQEGGVTALENATRLYLLPVGVFGVSISTVIFPVLSKAVAKNDLKAAENNIVKGLNILLFLIIPSMAVLTFYSADVIRLTLSYGKFGEDAVKVTSEVLLYYSLGLYFYTAIYLMTRAFYSVKNSSYPVRFSIVSIVINIVLNFVLIKPMAYKGLALSTSIASGVNFLLLVYVFRKKYMAFPLKKSLIFLGKVLVTTIVALGASYYIHNIVIKLLVFSAVYMIFWTKSLIKNKMEVF is encoded by the coding sequence ATGTTCAGAAGCGGGCTTCTAGTAATGATAATAACAATGGTAAGCAGAGTTCTGGGATTGGTAAGGGCTACAATCATAGCTTACTATTTTGGTGCCTCAGCAGCAACAGATGCGTATTTTAGTGCTTTTAAAATAAGTAATTTTTTTAGACAATTACTGGGAGAAGGTGCACTGGGAAGTTCATTTATCCCTTTATATAATGAAAAAATAGAAATAGAGGGAGAAGAAAAAGGGAAAGAATTTATATATTCTATATTAAATCTTATCTTTGCTTTCAGTACAGTTGTAACATTATTAATGATAGTATTTTCACAGGATATAATAAACCTTATAGTAAACGGTTTTCCAACAGAAACTAAAATACTGGCATCTGAACTTTTAAAAATAATGTCAGTATATTTTATATTTATAAGTCTTTCTGGAATGATATGTGCTATGCTGAATAATTTTAAACAGTTTGCAATTCCAGCCTCAACTTCAATATTTTTTAATCTTGCTATAATTTTGGCATCAATGGGATTCAGCAAAACTTTTGGAATCTCAGCCTTAGCATATGGAGTTGTAATAGGAGGAGTGTTTCAACTTTTAGTTGTGTTGCCATCATTCTTTAAAATAGTAAAAGGATATTCATTTAAAATAAATTGGAGAGATCCATATTTAAAAAAAATATTTGTACTTATGTGTCCTATGCTGGTGGGAATAGTTGCAAGACAGGTAAATACAATAGTAGATCAGGTATTTGCTTCATATCTACAGGAAGGTGGAGTAACAGCTCTGGAAAATGCAACGAGATTGTATTTACTTCCAGTGGGAGTATTTGGAGTATCAATATCAACAGTTATATTTCCAGTTTTATCAAAGGCAGTAGCCAAAAATGATTTAAAAGCAGCAGAAAATAATATAGTTAAAGGACTTAATATACTGTTATTTTTAATTATACCTTCAATGGCAGTTCTGACATTTTATTCTGCTGATGTTATCAGATTAACACTTTCTTATGGAAAATTTGGAGAAGATGCTGTAAAAGTTACATCAGAGGTTTTGCTTTATTATTCATTAGGATTGTATTTTTATACAGCAATATACCTTATGACAAGAGCATTTTACAGTGTGAAAAATAGTTCTTATCCTGTAAGATTTTCTATTGTTTCTATTGTGATAAATATAGTTCTTAATTTTGTTTTAATAAAACCAATGGCATATAAAGGACTTGCTCTTTCTACTTCAATAGCATCAGGAGTAAATTTTTTACTTCTTGTATATGTGTTTAGAAAAAAATATATGGCATTTCCATTGAAGAAGTCATTGATATTTTTGGGAAAAGTACTAGTTACAACAATAGTTGCCTTAGGTGCAAGCTATTATATACATAACATTGTTATTAAATTACTTGTATTTTCAGCAGTATATATGATATTCTGGACAAAATCTCTTATAAAAAATAAAATGGAAGTGTTTTAA
- a CDS encoding putative transcriptional regulator: MSYTFKVKQEILANEMITEIEKTAELSAILLSKNALGKDKIELKLENLPLAKRVYKILKEITDLTIGIKYLTSRRLGEHNVYVITVQKQKGYRDFINKINISQGVISASEDILKGFIKGMFLACGYIKDPVKEYALDFFIDNEEAADKLYELLQEKGKKVFKTKKRNKPLVYLRNSEDIMDVMVMIGTIQAFFKYEETTMIKDLKNKTIREMNWEVANETKTLNTGNNQIKMINYIGKILGLNTLSPVLEEVAFLRLQNPESSLQEIAEMIGISKSGVRNRFRRIEEIYNNLLEEERE; this comes from the coding sequence ATGTCTTATACCTTTAAAGTAAAGCAGGAGATATTGGCAAATGAGATGATTACTGAAATAGAAAAAACAGCTGAATTATCTGCAATCCTGCTCAGTAAGAATGCACTGGGAAAAGATAAAATAGAACTTAAACTTGAAAATCTTCCATTAGCCAAGAGAGTATATAAAATACTTAAAGAAATAACAGATCTTACTATTGGAATAAAATATCTCACAAGCCGAAGACTTGGGGAACACAATGTATATGTCATAACTGTACAGAAACAAAAAGGATATAGGGATTTTATAAATAAAATAAACATATCTCAAGGAGTTATATCAGCTAGTGAAGATATACTTAAAGGCTTTATAAAAGGAATGTTTTTAGCATGTGGATATATTAAAGATCCAGTAAAAGAGTACGCTTTGGATTTTTTTATTGATAATGAAGAGGCTGCTGACAAACTTTATGAATTACTTCAGGAAAAAGGAAAAAAAGTATTTAAAACTAAAAAAAGAAATAAGCCTTTGGTATATCTTAGAAATTCTGAAGATATAATGGATGTAATGGTAATGATTGGAACTATACAGGCTTTTTTCAAATATGAAGAAACTACTATGATAAAAGATTTAAAAAATAAAACTATCAGAGAGATGAACTGGGAAGTTGCCAATGAAACAAAAACATTAAATACTGGAAATAATCAAATAAAAATGATAAATTATATAGGAAAAATACTTGGTCTGAATACCTTGAGTCCTGTGTTGGAAGAAGTAGCGTTTTTAAGATTACAAAATCCTGAAAGTTCTCTTCAAGAAATAGCTGAAATGATTGGTATATCAAAATCAGGAGTAAGAAATAGATTTAGAAGAATTGAAGAAATTTACAACAATCTTTTAGAGGAAGAAAGAGAATAG
- a CDS encoding putative coenzyme A biosynthesis bifunctional protein: MKNILLGVTGGIAAYKSANIVSLLKKKGYNVKVIMTENATEIITPLTLETLSRERVYVSMWDRTPHFEVEHISLAQWADVVLIAPATYNIVGKIANGIADDMLSTVISATKSPVFFALAMNVNMYENPILIENIEKLKKYNYNFIESDEGFLACNVNAKGRLKNEVEIVSMLEKYFEEKEIDRYLTGKKILITAGRTEEAIDPVRYISNRSSGQMGYSLAIAAQKLGAEVILVSGPTELDVPEGLKKFIKVRSAQEMYEAAVKEFETVDIAIACAAVADYKPKIYSTEKIKKKDGDMTIILDRNPDILYEMGKMKKKQFLIGFAAETENIIENALGKLKRKNLNMIVANNAANMQKKTNEILIIKSSEDIKEIPEKEKSQLAYDILKEIKL, encoded by the coding sequence ATGAAAAATATACTGCTGGGAGTGACTGGCGGAATAGCTGCTTATAAATCAGCAAATATAGTTTCTCTTTTAAAAAAGAAAGGTTATAATGTAAAAGTTATAATGACTGAAAATGCAACTGAAATAATAACACCTCTTACTCTTGAAACATTATCTAGAGAGAGAGTTTATGTAAGTATGTGGGATAGAACTCCTCATTTTGAAGTGGAACATATTTCACTTGCTCAATGGGCAGATGTAGTGCTTATAGCACCAGCAACATACAATATAGTAGGAAAAATAGCTAATGGAATAGCAGATGATATGCTTTCAACAGTAATTTCAGCTACTAAAAGTCCAGTATTTTTCGCTTTAGCTATGAATGTTAATATGTATGAGAACCCGATTTTAATAGAAAATATAGAAAAACTGAAAAAATATAATTATAATTTTATTGAATCAGATGAAGGTTTTTTGGCATGTAACGTAAATGCAAAAGGAAGATTAAAAAATGAAGTTGAAATAGTAAGTATGTTAGAAAAATATTTTGAAGAAAAAGAAATAGATAGATATTTAACTGGAAAAAAAATACTTATTACTGCTGGAAGAACAGAAGAAGCAATAGATCCTGTAAGGTATATTTCTAATAGATCAAGTGGTCAGATGGGATATTCTCTGGCAATAGCTGCACAAAAGCTGGGAGCAGAGGTTATACTGGTTTCAGGGCCAACAGAACTTGATGTTCCAGAGGGATTAAAAAAATTCATAAAAGTAAGAAGTGCTCAGGAAATGTATGAAGCTGCTGTAAAAGAATTTGAGACAGTAGATATAGCAATTGCTTGTGCCGCAGTTGCAGATTACAAACCTAAAATATATTCAACTGAAAAAATAAAGAAAAAAGATGGAGATATGACTATTATTTTAGATAGAAATCCTGATATTCTTTATGAAATGGGAAAAATGAAGAAAAAGCAGTTTCTGATAGGATTTGCAGCTGAGACAGAAAATATTATAGAAAATGCTCTAGGTAAACTAAAGAGAAAGAATCTGAATATGATAGTAGCTAATAATGCCGCTAATATGCAGAAAAAGACTAATGAAATACTTATAATAAAAAGCTCTGAAGATATAAAGGAGATACCTGAAAAGGAAAAATCTCAACTTGCATATGACATACTTAAAGAAATAAAATTGTAA
- a CDS encoding putative glutamate synthase → MYKIVEKKWLTPIICFMDIEAPDLAAAALPGQFLIIKTDAKGERIPLTICDYDRKKGTVTIVFQVLGESTRKMGEFEKGEYFADVVGPLGQPSELIHTDIEELKKKKYLFVAGGVGTAPVYPQVKWMKENGIDTDVVIGTRSKDTLIFEDEMKAVSGNLYICTDDGTYGRKGMVTDVIDDLLKEGRHYDHAIIIGPMIMMKFASKKCRENNISNTVSLNPLMVDGTGMCGACRVTIDGKVKFACVDGPEFDGDKVNFDEAMRRQNMYKTEEGRNILLIEDGETHHNPSCPNHEIIADKKKRVPVREQEPDIRNKNFDEVCYGYNMEEAQAEASRCINCKNPLCVQGCPVSIDIPAFIQKIKEGDMKEAGKIIAKYSNLPAVCGRVCPQETQCEGKCILGIKGEPVSIGKLERFVGDWVIANGIEYEIKEKNNKKVAVIGGGPAGLTAAGDLAKMGYDVTIYEALHKLGGVLSYGIPEFRLPKEKVVDKEIENLYKLGVKVVTNAIVGRTFTIDELLDRKGFSAVFIGSGAGLPRFMNIPGENYNGVISANEFLTRVNLMGANKSDYATPIKIGKRVIVVGGGNVAMDAARTAKRLGADTTVVYRRGEAELPARREEVEHAKEEGIKFHFLVSPIEVIGDEKGWVKEIRCIRMELGEPDESGRAKFSPIENSEFIIEGETVIMSLGTSPNPLIASTTENLKINRWKGIEADEETGRTSREGVFAGGDAVTGAATVILAMEAGKKAAAEIDRYLKIK, encoded by the coding sequence ATGTATAAAATAGTAGAAAAGAAATGGCTTACTCCAATAATATGTTTCATGGATATAGAGGCTCCTGATTTAGCTGCAGCAGCTCTGCCAGGTCAGTTTCTTATCATTAAGACAGATGCTAAAGGGGAACGTATCCCTTTAACTATATGTGATTATGACAGAAAAAAAGGAACTGTGACTATTGTTTTTCAAGTACTGGGAGAGAGTACAAGAAAAATGGGAGAATTTGAAAAAGGAGAATATTTTGCTGATGTAGTAGGACCTCTTGGACAGCCAAGTGAACTTATTCACACAGATATAGAAGAATTGAAAAAGAAAAAATATCTTTTTGTAGCTGGAGGGGTTGGAACAGCTCCAGTATATCCACAAGTAAAGTGGATGAAGGAAAATGGAATAGATACAGATGTGGTAATTGGTACAAGGAGTAAGGATACTTTAATATTTGAAGATGAAATGAAAGCTGTATCAGGAAATCTCTATATATGTACAGATGATGGGACATATGGGAGAAAGGGAATGGTTACAGATGTAATAGATGATCTTTTAAAAGAAGGCAGACATTATGATCATGCGATTATAATTGGTCCTATGATAATGATGAAATTTGCTTCTAAAAAATGCAGAGAAAACAATATTTCAAATACTGTAAGTCTGAATCCTCTCATGGTTGATGGAACTGGAATGTGTGGCGCATGCAGAGTGACGATAGATGGAAAAGTAAAATTTGCCTGTGTAGATGGACCAGAATTTGATGGAGATAAGGTAAATTTTGATGAAGCTATGAGAAGACAGAATATGTATAAGACAGAAGAAGGAAGAAATATACTTTTGATAGAAGATGGAGAAACACATCATAATCCATCTTGTCCTAATCATGAGATAATAGCAGATAAAAAGAAAAGAGTACCTGTAAGAGAGCAGGAGCCTGATATAAGAAATAAAAATTTTGATGAAGTATGTTATGGATATAATATGGAAGAAGCTCAGGCAGAAGCTTCAAGATGCATTAACTGTAAAAATCCATTATGTGTACAAGGGTGTCCTGTTTCAATAGATATACCAGCTTTTATTCAAAAAATAAAAGAGGGAGACATGAAGGAAGCAGGAAAAATAATAGCAAAATATTCAAATCTTCCAGCAGTATGTGGAAGAGTATGCCCTCAGGAAACTCAATGTGAAGGGAAATGTATATTGGGAATAAAAGGAGAACCAGTATCTATTGGAAAATTAGAAAGATTTGTAGGAGACTGGGTAATAGCCAATGGAATAGAATATGAGATAAAAGAAAAGAATAATAAAAAAGTTGCAGTTATAGGAGGAGGACCAGCAGGGCTTACAGCAGCTGGAGATTTAGCTAAAATGGGGTATGATGTAACTATATATGAAGCACTTCATAAACTTGGAGGAGTGCTCAGCTATGGAATACCAGAGTTTAGACTGCCAAAAGAAAAAGTAGTTGATAAAGAGATAGAAAATCTATATAAACTTGGAGTAAAAGTAGTAACTAATGCAATAGTAGGACGAACTTTTACAATAGATGAACTTTTAGACAGAAAAGGGTTTTCTGCTGTGTTTATAGGAAGTGGCGCAGGGCTTCCAAGATTTATGAATATACCAGGAGAAAACTATAATGGAGTAATATCAGCAAATGAATTTTTAACAAGAGTAAACCTTATGGGAGCCAATAAATCTGATTATGCAACACCTATAAAAATAGGGAAGAGAGTAATAGTAGTAGGCGGAGGAAATGTTGCTATGGATGCAGCGAGAACTGCTAAGAGACTTGGGGCAGATACAACAGTTGTATACAGAAGAGGAGAGGCAGAACTTCCAGCCAGAAGGGAAGAAGTGGAGCACGCAAAGGAAGAAGGAATTAAATTTCATTTCTTGGTATCGCCAATAGAAGTAATAGGAGATGAAAAAGGCTGGGTAAAAGAGATAAGATGTATAAGAATGGAATTGGGAGAACCAGATGAAAGCGGAAGAGCAAAATTTTCGCCAATAGAAAACAGTGAGTTCATAATAGAAGGGGAAACAGTGATAATGTCCCTAGGAACATCACCAAATCCTCTGATAGCCTCAACAACAGAGAATCTAAAAATAAACAGATGGAAGGGAATAGAAGCAGATGAAGAGACAGGAAGAACATCAAGAGAAGGAGTATTTGCAGGAGGAGATGCAGTAACAGGAGCAGCAACAGTAATACTTGCAATGGAAGCAGGAAAGAAAGCAGCAGCTGAGATAGACAGATATTTAAAAATTAAATAA
- a CDS encoding putative riboflavin kinase: MKIINDIFDTKEQFHNSYVAIGTFDGIHYGHQQLIEKAVERAKENDGISVVFTFANHPMEIIDASKTPKCINTLEEKKYILENMGVDYLILQPFNKKFADLTAVEFVEILKRDVDSKEIFVGFNFSFGEGGKAKTKDLIKIGKSMGIKVNEIPAVTIDDQIISSTLIRKSIQRGEFERVNKYLGHQFLIIGEVIHGKKIARQLGFPTANIKLSNRLYPPFGIYGAMVKIEGEDIERYGVVNIGVNPTLKPGERSVEVHILDFDGDIYGKKIYVEIMKFMRDEKKFSSVDELKQVIGNDVKNWQNFVKVRKNGYSSKDR, from the coding sequence ATGAAAATAATCAATGACATTTTTGATACAAAGGAACAATTCCACAATAGTTATGTTGCTATAGGAACATTTGATGGAATACATTATGGACATCAGCAATTAATAGAAAAAGCTGTGGAAAGGGCCAAAGAAAATGATGGAATATCTGTTGTGTTTACTTTTGCTAATCATCCGATGGAGATAATAGATGCATCAAAAACACCTAAATGTATCAATACTTTAGAAGAAAAAAAATATATATTAGAAAATATGGGGGTAGATTATCTTATCCTCCAACCTTTTAATAAAAAATTTGCTGATTTAACAGCTGTTGAATTTGTGGAAATACTAAAAAGAGATGTAGACAGCAAAGAAATATTTGTAGGTTTTAATTTTTCCTTTGGAGAAGGAGGAAAAGCAAAGACTAAAGATCTTATAAAAATTGGTAAGAGTATGGGTATTAAAGTTAATGAGATACCTGCTGTGACTATAGATGACCAAATTATTAGCTCTACCTTAATAAGAAAAAGTATTCAGCGTGGAGAATTTGAAAGAGTAAATAAATATTTAGGACATCAGTTTCTTATAATTGGAGAAGTTATACATGGTAAAAAGATTGCAAGACAACTGGGGTTTCCTACAGCTAATATAAAATTATCAAACAGATTATATCCTCCTTTTGGAATATATGGTGCTATGGTAAAAATAGAAGGAGAAGATATAGAAAGATATGGTGTAGTAAATATAGGAGTCAACCCTACTCTGAAACCAGGAGAAAGAAGCGTAGAAGTACATATTCTTGATTTTGATGGAGATATATATGGAAAAAAAATATATGTAGAAATAATGAAATTTATGAGGGATGAGAAAAAATTCAGCTCTGTAGATGAGCTTAAACAAGTGATAGGGAATGATGTAAAAAATTGGCAGAATTTTGTAAAAGTGAGGAAAAATGGATATAGTTCTAAAGATAGATAA